The following proteins are encoded in a genomic region of Blastococcus colisei:
- the sepH gene encoding septation protein SepH — MRALRLVALSADGKSLVLAVEGADGAEGERFELPIDDRVRAAARGDARRLTQIDVDAGVELPPRVIQARIRAGETPEQVAAASGTRVERIMRFAHPVIQERQRVAEQAREARVRLSEGSPGGALQQFMTDRLRLIDSDIDAVTWDAHRTDDGTWQVTGAWRAGDKSGLTRWTFDLPSRTVTPADAATMDFAEGTRLVRVVPDVPAGMAATAPRPRAVSVVRTDTERADDDPIHDTVTPDVLPSDLAAHDDELVRDVHPASGSPADERSFDALLDEVADHDTVVLGRSEGEDEDPRARIPAWEDIVFGVRRHR; from the coding sequence ATGCGCGCACTGCGCCTCGTGGCGCTCTCCGCCGACGGGAAGAGCCTCGTGCTGGCCGTCGAGGGCGCCGACGGTGCCGAGGGCGAGCGGTTCGAGCTGCCCATCGACGACCGGGTGCGCGCCGCGGCCCGCGGGGACGCCCGCCGGCTGACCCAGATCGACGTCGACGCCGGTGTGGAGCTGCCGCCCCGCGTCATCCAGGCACGCATCCGCGCCGGGGAGACCCCCGAGCAGGTGGCGGCGGCCTCCGGCACCCGCGTCGAGCGGATCATGCGATTCGCCCACCCGGTGATCCAGGAGCGGCAGCGCGTGGCCGAGCAGGCCCGCGAGGCCCGCGTCCGGCTCAGCGAGGGCTCCCCCGGCGGCGCCCTGCAGCAATTCATGACCGACCGGCTCCGGCTGATCGACTCCGACATCGACGCGGTCACGTGGGACGCCCACCGCACCGACGACGGCACCTGGCAGGTCACCGGCGCGTGGCGGGCCGGCGACAAGTCCGGCCTGACCCGCTGGACGTTCGACCTCCCTTCGCGCACCGTCACGCCCGCCGACGCGGCCACCATGGACTTCGCCGAGGGCACCCGGCTCGTGCGCGTGGTCCCCGACGTCCCCGCCGGCATGGCCGCGACGGCTCCCCGCCCGCGCGCGGTGAGCGTCGTCCGGACCGACACCGAGCGCGCCGACGACGACCCGATCCACGACACCGTCACGCCCGACGTCCTGCCGTCCGATCTGGCCGCGCACGACGACGAGCTGGTGCGGGACGTGCACCCCGCCAGCGGCTCCCCCGCCGACGAGCGGAGCTTCGACGCCCTGCTCGACGAGGTGGCCGACCACGACACCGTCGTCCTGGGGCGCAGCGAGGGCGAGGACGAGGATCCCCGCGCTCGCATCCCCGCGTGGGAGGACATCGTCTTCGGGGTCCGCCGCCACCGCTGA
- a CDS encoding general stress protein — MPTGGVQVGSYDSYEQAQAAVDHLSDQKFAVENVTIIGSDLRMIEKVTGRLTLGRAVAAGAAAGAWWGLFVGLLLGIFSPDGSSWIGSVLAGLLIGLVFGAIFGGIGYAATQGRRDFTSTSKIVASRYDVMCQPAHAEEARAHLARFSLRG, encoded by the coding sequence ATGCCCACGGGCGGCGTCCAGGTCGGCTCCTACGACTCCTACGAGCAGGCGCAGGCCGCCGTCGACCACCTCTCGGACCAGAAGTTCGCCGTCGAGAACGTCACGATCATCGGGTCGGACCTGCGGATGATCGAGAAGGTGACCGGGCGCCTGACCCTGGGCCGGGCGGTCGCCGCGGGCGCCGCGGCCGGCGCCTGGTGGGGTCTGTTCGTCGGCCTGCTCCTCGGCATCTTCTCCCCGGACGGCAGCAGCTGGATCGGCTCGGTGCTCGCCGGCCTGCTGATCGGCCTCGTGTTCGGCGCGATCTTCGGCGGGATTGGCTACGCCGCCACGCAGGGACGGCGCGACTTCACCAGCACGAGCAAGATCGTCGCCAGCCGCTACGACGTCATGTGCCAGCCGGCCCACGCCGAGGAGGCGCGCGCCCACCTGGCGCGGTTCTCCCTCCGCGGCTGA
- a CDS encoding TrmH family RNA methyltransferase, which translates to MPAPVVITDPRDDRVADFRDLKAGDRPAGTPRGALGPVIVEGVPAVERLLASPYRVRAVFGVPGRVAALDLPEGIPAYEADKWVLSEVIGFRLTRGVVASADRRPPADLGDLLAGPDPAAPRRLAVLEALNDAENLGSIARSAVALGVDGLLLDPRCADPLYRRSVRVSMGHVLGLPFAVLPEWPTGLDRLHEAGYTTVALTPARDAVDLGDLDPAAHPRTAVLLGAEGPGLTPEAQQAATVRARIPMRTGVDSLGVAAAAAVAFAMLR; encoded by the coding sequence GTGCCCGCCCCCGTCGTCATCACCGATCCGCGCGACGACCGGGTGGCCGACTTCCGCGACCTCAAGGCCGGCGACCGGCCGGCCGGCACGCCACGCGGCGCGCTCGGCCCGGTCATCGTCGAGGGCGTTCCTGCCGTCGAGCGGCTGCTCGCCTCGCCGTACCGGGTGCGGGCGGTCTTCGGGGTGCCGGGGCGGGTGGCCGCGCTCGACCTGCCGGAGGGCATCCCGGCCTACGAGGCGGACAAGTGGGTGCTGTCGGAGGTCATCGGCTTCCGGCTGACCCGTGGGGTGGTGGCGTCGGCGGACCGCCGTCCGCCCGCGGACCTCGGCGACCTGCTGGCCGGGCCGGACCCGGCGGCGCCCCGCCGGCTCGCCGTCCTCGAGGCGCTCAACGACGCGGAGAACCTGGGATCGATCGCGCGGTCGGCGGTCGCGCTGGGCGTCGACGGGTTGCTGCTGGACCCGCGCTGCGCCGACCCGCTCTACCGGAGGTCGGTCCGGGTCTCGATGGGCCACGTGCTCGGGCTGCCGTTCGCCGTCCTGCCCGAGTGGCCGACCGGCCTGGACCGGCTGCACGAGGCCGGCTACACGACGGTGGCGCTGACCCCGGCTCGGGACGCCGTCGATCTCGGCGACCTCGACCCGGCGGCCCATCCGCGCACGGCGGTGCTGCTCGGCGCGGAGGGCCCCGGGCTCACCCCCGAGGCGCAGCAGGCGGCAACCGTGCGGGCCAGGATCCCGATGCGCACGGGAGTGGACTCCCTGGGCGTCGCCGCGGCGGCGGCGGTCGCCTTCGCCATGCTGCGCTGA
- a CDS encoding ABC transporter ATP-binding protein — MDAVTVTDLGVDRGRRRVLPGLSFAVPAGQVTGLLGPSGSGKTTLMRALVGVQQVRSGQVTVLGEPAGSPGLRARVGYVTQAPSVYDDLTVRENARYFASLYGMSAREADAAIADVGLADAAGQLVADLSGGQRGRASLACALVGSPEVLVLDEPTVGLDPVLRVELWERFHALAAAGTTLIVSSHVMDEAGRCDRLLLLRAGELIADSTPAQLRADGRSEDLEEAFLNVVRAREEVAA, encoded by the coding sequence ATGGACGCCGTCACCGTCACCGATCTCGGCGTCGACCGGGGGCGCAGGCGCGTCCTGCCCGGTCTCTCGTTCGCCGTCCCGGCCGGGCAGGTCACCGGTCTGCTCGGGCCCAGCGGCAGCGGGAAGACGACGCTCATGCGCGCGCTCGTCGGGGTCCAGCAGGTGCGCTCCGGTCAGGTCACCGTGCTCGGGGAACCGGCCGGTTCCCCGGGGTTGCGCGCCCGGGTCGGCTACGTCACGCAGGCACCGAGCGTCTACGACGACCTCACCGTGCGGGAGAACGCCCGCTACTTCGCCTCGCTGTACGGGATGAGCGCCCGGGAGGCCGACGCCGCGATCGCCGACGTCGGTCTCGCGGACGCCGCGGGCCAGCTCGTCGCTGATCTGTCCGGCGGCCAGCGGGGTCGCGCTTCCCTGGCCTGCGCCCTGGTGGGCAGCCCGGAGGTGCTCGTCCTCGACGAGCCGACCGTCGGTCTCGACCCGGTGCTGCGCGTCGAGCTGTGGGAAAGGTTCCACGCCCTGGCGGCTGCCGGGACGACGCTGATCGTGTCCAGCCACGTGATGGACGAGGCCGGCCGCTGCGACCGGCTGCTGCTGCTCCGCGCCGGCGAGCTCATCGCCGACTCCACGCCGGCGCAGCTGCGCGCCGACGGCCGCTCCGAGGACCTCGAAGAGGCGTTCCTCAACGTCGTCCGCGCCCGTGAGGAGGTGGCGGCGTGA
- a CDS encoding ABC transporter permease, whose amino-acid sequence MTATLSRPAPAHLSPRLTAATAGRVLRQLRHDHRTIAMMLVLPSLLLGLLYLLWKDVPMMPGQPGVFDRVGLTMLGIFPFVVMFLVTSIAMLRERTSGTLERLLTTPLARLDLLLGYGLAFGLAAALQAVVTVTVATTVYDLEVTGSVWLVVLIAVVDAVLGVALGLLASAFARSEFQAVQFMPVIVLPQFFLCGLLVPREQMAGWLQAISDVLPLTYAVEALQEVGRSSEATGRMWVDVGIVAGAALVALALAAATLRRRTS is encoded by the coding sequence GTGACCGCGACCCTGAGCCGCCCGGCTCCGGCACACCTGAGCCCTCGGCTCACCGCCGCGACCGCCGGCCGGGTCCTCCGCCAGCTGCGGCACGACCACCGGACCATCGCGATGATGCTGGTGCTGCCCAGCCTGCTGCTGGGCCTGCTCTACCTGCTCTGGAAGGACGTGCCCATGATGCCGGGACAACCCGGCGTCTTCGACCGGGTCGGCCTGACGATGCTCGGGATCTTCCCGTTCGTGGTGATGTTCCTGGTGACGAGCATCGCGATGCTGCGCGAGCGCACGTCCGGCACCCTCGAGCGGCTGCTGACCACTCCCCTCGCCCGGCTCGACCTGCTGCTCGGGTACGGCCTCGCGTTCGGGCTGGCGGCGGCCCTGCAGGCGGTGGTCACGGTGACCGTGGCGACGACGGTCTACGACCTGGAGGTGACCGGTTCGGTCTGGCTGGTCGTCCTCATCGCCGTCGTCGACGCGGTGCTGGGCGTCGCCCTCGGGTTGCTGGCCAGCGCCTTCGCCCGCAGCGAGTTCCAGGCGGTGCAGTTCATGCCGGTGATCGTGCTGCCGCAGTTCTTCCTCTGCGGCCTGCTCGTGCCGCGCGAGCAGATGGCGGGCTGGCTGCAGGCGATCAGCGACGTCCTCCCCCTCACCTACGCGGTCGAGGCGCTGCAGGAGGTCGGACGGTCGTCCGAGGCCACCGGCAGGATGTGGGTGGACGTCGGGATCGTGGCCGGCGCCGCCCTGGTCGCCCTCGCCCTGGCGGCGGCGACCCTGCGGAGGAGGACCAGCTGA